TAGTCGCAACAGGGACCTCGTCCTCCACTAAACCTACAATTAAACATGTTTTCAAAATTTCAAGAATTGGGAAGATGCTCTCCTAAAATCAGGATTTGCCACACTAAACTGGGAAATTTATCAAACAAAATCAGAAGAGTTGTAATTATGAAGAATTGGGAAACAAACAAAGTTCAGAGAAGTTCAGTTAGTAGGAAACCTATTATGAACCAAGTGAATTAGAGAACGGCACATAAGTGCATGCCGAATTACTTCTCATACCTAAAGTAGTTAGTTAGCTGTGGTTCGACTTGTTCGTTCTCTCGCTTGTTCATAGCATTGTGTCCACCGTCCTAATTCATCTCCATTCCTGAATTGAACAGACATGCATGGAAAGCATTGTAAGTTCGCACCTCTGTATATATGTGAAAAGTCTATAGTATGTTTAAATACAGAGAACCCAAGATCAAGCAGCACATCTGCTTAGGAAGAAGCACATCTCAGGAACAAGCAAAGAAGCCAAAAAAAATACGTGTTTCTGTAGTAACTAGAGGTTTACAAAACATAACTTTATAACAAAAAACATATTAGGTGTTTCACTCGAACACTTTCTGGATTTGCCATGTTTGCACTGATGATTTCAatgtttcctaaattttgtAAGAGGTTTACTCCTCATCAATCGATTGAAATCTTGCTTAtccatcaatcaccaaaatctcTACTAGAAAATGAATAGGATTTGGGAATTTGGGGTCAGGGTTTAGGGAATTCGGGGTTGGAGGTTACCTGTGGCTTGTGGGCCTAGAGGGAGCTCTGGGAGGTTCGCCGGCCGGCGATGGAGGTGGGAGAGACGGCGGGGGAGCAGAGGTGGCGAGGGCGCTGCCGGAGCCGGGTGGTGGAGGAACCCCGAtgggcggggaggcggcggggcatCTGGCTCCGACGGGTTAGCGTCGGGAagtggaggacggcggcggcggaggccgccggagccgggagggaggtggtggcggtggcggcggcatgcCTGGCGTCGGgtgtcaggactcaggaggtATCATGCCACGCGTGGAAGatgaaaggaggaggaagaaagagaaagaagatggacTGTTGGATCAAGAGCCAACGGTTGTAGATGTTGATTGATGGAAAAACTAAATTTCAACCGTTTGATACCGATGGCATGCTATATGAAGTGGCATGTTATATGAGTTTCTATCATAATGCTCACAAAATTAAGAATTCAAGCCAATATGCACAATCATTAAAATCGATAAGTTGTAACTAGGTAAAAAACTGAAGTGGACAATATTGTGATACGAGGGAGAACGAATCCACATCAAGAGCCAACTGTTGTAGACGTTGATTGATGGAAAAACCTTGGCAATCGGCACGCACCAATCCATCCTCAATCTGCAGCAAGTACAAATATCAGATTTAACTGATGCCCAGAACAAACAAACACATCAAAGGGCAGAGCTCAAATGATGCGATTTGTCAATATGAAAGAACATGGGTGGAGGACCTTGTCGACCGTGGAGGGGTCAAGGGCAGGGAGCGACCTTGTAGGCACCGGACGTCGGCGTCGAGTGCCATACGCCCTGGAGGCGAAAGCGTGTCGTCTTCCACGGTAtgtgcggcgacgaggatggcaGCCACCTCCCGCAGCTCCCGGCTCCCGCACCGCGTCGTCCGcggacggcggccgccgcctccgacttGAGGGTGGTGTGATGCTGATGCAGTGGTGGGGTGAGAGGCATGCAGCAGAGGAGGGTGGATGGAGAGGATCAGAGGAGCAGCAGCTTGGATGGGATGAAAATCTAGTTTCCAGGTTTGCACCCAATATTTACCAAAAAGAAAACGAGCATCAGGCTGGACATGGCCCTTTGGGTTCAGACCGAGCCGTAAGCCGTACTCCTCCTTTGGGATAGGGAGCGAGAGGCGCCCGCACCACCCGAAACCATCTAAAACTATCTCCGCCGCGGCTCCCTTTCCATGGTATACCATGCTGCCGGCGGCTGCCACCGTTGCAGCGCCGGACCCCTTCTGCTCCCCTatcccctcctcccgccgcgccTCTAGCTTCGTCCTCTCGGGGAGGagagccaccgccaccggcgtcAGCTCGGGCGGCTTCTCGCTCCAGTGCCAGAGCCTCCCCTCCCGCTGCCGCTACCGCGCCTGGTGGAGCAATGGGCGCgcgcgccggggcggcggcactAGCCGCGTCCGCCATTGCCGGTGCGTATGCCCTGGTCGCACTCTTCATGGAGCAACCAGGTGACTGATGGATGGCTGATGCAGGGCCGTCGCGTCGGCGCCGGACCACATGGACGAGCGGCCGGGGAAGGGGAGGTACCACCGGTTCGAGGAGATCCCCGAGGCGGCGACGCTGGACGACGGCGAGCCAGCCCACCTGACCGACGCCGAGTCTGCCCGCACAATCGTCGAGGTCGCCACCACCTGACGAACCCATACCTCTGTTTTTCACTCGCTCGCCGACGAAGAAATGCTAAGGGAATCAGCCCGTGTCCGTGCAGGTGAACAACAAGGCAACGGTGATGATCTCTAcgctcgtcggcgacggcgtccaCGAGCGGATCATCCTGCCGGAGTTCCCCTACCTCACCGACGAGAACGGAGGTACGCCGACCGAGCCCCCCTCGCTGACGCAGTGCTGCCGGCCTGTAATGCTGTAACTTGTTGGTGCACACTCTTGTCTTCCCtcttgaagttgaagcttccgTGTGGCAATCTTCTCAGATATCTACTTCGAGGTCGACAACGAGGACGCGCTGCTGGAGAGCATCATGGGGGAGGACAAGATCGCGGTCACGACTCTGTTCATCCCTTTTGCTCCCCTGTTTCTCTGTCAGTATGAATTATTGTCAGTATGACACTGATGAACTTGTTCATGTTGCTGAATCATGGATGCAGCATGTCATCATTGGGCTGGACAACACACAGGTCTTTGCCGACCTGGATCTTGCAGCGGCCTCTGCCACAGAGTTTGCACAagaagatgacgacgacgatgatgatgatgatgatgacggcTCGGACGATGACGAGGAAAGCGACTTTGATGATGACTTCAACGACGTGGTGAAAACAATTCTCAAGCTGCTGATTTTACCAGTCCAGATTCTAGAGAGGTTGTTGATTAACCTATACATGTCTGAAAATGGGCAGGAGGGTGTGTTTGCTgttgacgatgacgacgacgatgaggaggatgatgaagatgacgaTCTACCAAGTTGGTCCAACCTTGAGACAGTGAATTCTTGCCATCCATTGTACTTTGCAAGGATGATTGTAGAGGTACACGATTTAATTTTAGAATATGTCAGTTGTGTATGTATTACAATGTTTTGTTAACTACAATTCTCTTAATTTCTTTCCAGACTGCAACCAAGTCTAATATAGACTGGCTGGACCGGCCACCTGCAAGCCTTGTTGTTGAGGGTCAGCTGAGGCCCGCCTTTGCTGAAGAGAGCACCATGGTTGCCAAGCACTTGTCAAGTACCGACCGCGATAAACCCAGAAAACAACATTATATTCAGCAGATGTACACATTTTACAGGAATACAGTGATTCTTACAAGCTTCTAAATATGGTGCAGGTGATGAGCCACAGAAAGATAAAAAGGAAAGCGGTGCCACCTTCTTCAAGGTTGAGGTCCTCAGCATTGAGTTGATCACTGCATATGGAACTGAGGCATGTTTCCTTCAGCTGACACGTCCTTCTAATACTCTATAACTTCTCTGCAATTCTAACTTCACAATATGAGTTGTTGCCAAACTTTAGTGCTGGTATTATGCATTTGCTGACCATGGTTTAAAGTCTCAACCTGTAGCCAAAAGTAAAGATCGAAGAATACCGTAAAGCTAGGCCAGACATCATCGCGCATTCTGCTCCGAACGTAATATCGCGCCTGAGAGCTGGTGGAGATAAGATCACACAGGCTCTGAAATCACTCTGCTGGAGGTGCAAGGCCATTCAAGTAGAGGTACAGTTTCTTCAGATTGATTGCAAGCACCCTCTCAAAACTGAACATTAGGGAACTGAAGCACATTCTATCTTACTGAAACACTGCCTGGTTATATTTTGCAGGAAGCAGCGGTGATTGGAGTGGACTGCCTTGGATTTGACTTGAGAGTGTGCTCAGGAACTCAAGTGCAGACATTGAGATTTGCTTTCCCAACAAAGGTCTGTGCTGCTCCTTACATTCTGAATCTATGAATCCACTTACATCATAATCGGTAAATACACATTGACACCTAGCATTATTTAAAAAATAGTATGACACTGAAACTTAAGTACGCAAAATATTTGGATTCTTAAAGCAACCACTTGAAAACA
This genomic window from Setaria viridis chromosome 8, Setaria_viridis_v4.0, whole genome shotgun sequence contains:
- the LOC117867074 gene encoding uncharacterized protein At3g49140 isoform X1, producing the protein MLPAAATVAAPDPFCSPIPSSRRASSFVLSGRRATATGVSSGGFSLQCQSLPSRCRYRAWWSNGRARRGGGTSRVRHCRAVASAPDHMDERPGKGRYHRFEEIPEAATLDDGEPAHLTDAESARTIVEVNNKATVMISTLVGDGVHERIILPEFPYLTDENGDIYFEVDNEDALLESIMGEDKIAHVIIGLDNTQVFADLDLAAASATEFAQEDDDDDDDDDDDGSDDDEESDFDDDFNDVEGVFAVDDDDDDEEDDEDDDLPSWSNLETVNSCHPLYFARMIVETATKSNIDWLDRPPASLVVEGQLRPAFAEESTMVAKHLSSDEPQKDKKESGATFFKVEVLSIELITAYGTEPKVKIEEYRKARPDIIAHSAPNVISRLRAGGDKITQALKSLCWRCKAIQVEEAAVIGVDCLGFDLRVCSGTQVQTLRFAFPTKATSEFSAEKQIHELLFPRNTHQEGQSPQARHKS
- the LOC117867074 gene encoding uncharacterized protein At3g49140 isoform X2, translating into MLPAAATVAAPDPFCSPIPSSRRASSFVLSGRRATATGVSSGGFSLQCQSLPSRCRYRAWWSNGRARRGGGTSRVRHCRAVASAPDHMDERPGKGRYHRFEEIPEAATLDDGEPAHLTDAESARTIVEVNNKATVMISTLVGDGVHERIILPEFPYLTDENGDIYFEVDNEDALLESIMGEDKIAHVIIGLDNTQVFADLDLAAASATEFAQEDDDDDDDDDDDGSDDDEESDFDDDFNDEGVFAVDDDDDDEEDDEDDDLPSWSNLETVNSCHPLYFARMIVETATKSNIDWLDRPPASLVVEGQLRPAFAEESTMVAKHLSSDEPQKDKKESGATFFKVEVLSIELITAYGTEPKVKIEEYRKARPDIIAHSAPNVISRLRAGGDKITQALKSLCWRCKAIQVEEAAVIGVDCLGFDLRVCSGTQVQTLRFAFPTKATSEFSAEKQIHELLFPRNTHQEGQSPQARHKS